The region CGTGCTGCCGCACAGCGAGATGCCGAACGCCAGCAGGACCGCGGGCACCGACATGTTGCCGATCAGTGTGAGCGGGTCCATGACCGGTCCCGGCAGCGTCAGACCGGTCGCCGACACCGCGACCCCGCTCAGCGAGCCGACCGCGATGGGATTGCGCAGGGGAGTGATCAGCCGCTGCCACAGAGAGCCCTTCTCGCCGTCCCCCGACAGGTCGAGGACGGTGAGTGCGATGGGCGTGACCATGATCTGCTGGAAGAGCAGTACGGGCGCGACGAGCGAGGCGTCCCCCAGCACGTACACCGCGATCGGGATGCCGAGGTTGCCCGAGTTGACGTAGCTGGAGCAGAGCGCGCCGATCGTCGTCCGGCCCACGCCCCAGCCGCGTACGACCCCGATCGCGACGAAGACGCCGGCCGCCGCGGCCGTGCTCATCGCCGTCACCAGGAGCCGGCTGGAGAAGATCACCGACAGGTCGGCCCGGGCGAGCGTGGTGAACAGCAGCGCGGGGGAGGCCACGTGGAAGGCGAGCTTCGTCAGCACCTCCCGCCCGTTCTCCCCGAGATAGCCGCGGCGTCCGATGACGTAACCGACCCCGATGACGACGGCGATGACCGCGAAGCCCGTCAGCACGCCTTGCACGGTGCCTCCTTCGCGTGGAGGAGGCCGTCGGGTATCACGGAAGGCGCTGATTCATGGGGCATACACCCAACCCTCTGGGGCGGGAGGGGCGCAGGTCAATGTGATCCTTTGCGGGCGCGCGGCTCGAACCGGTCGGTTCTCCGCGATGAGTTCCGTGCCCCCGGCCGGTCTACTGACCGTGGACGCCACGACACCCGCCGTACTCGTGCTGCCCGGCCCCGTCACTCGTGACCAGGTGCCGGGGCTCTGTGACGACGTGCGCGCGCGGCTGGCGGCGAGCGGTGCCGGGGTGGTGGTCTGCGATGTCGGGGGCCTCGGTCCACCCGGCCTGGCCACCGTCGACGCCCTGGCCAGGATGCAGCTCGCCGCCCGCCGGGCTGGGGGCCGTGTCCGTCTGCGCGCCCCGGACCCGTCCCTCCTCCTGCTTCTCGATCTAGTCGGACTTTGCTTCGAGGTGGAGGGGGAGGCCGAAGAGCGGGAA is a window of Streptomyces sp. NBC_00271 DNA encoding:
- a CDS encoding AEC family transporter, whose amino-acid sequence is MQGVLTGFAVIAVVIGVGYVIGRRGYLGENGREVLTKLAFHVASPALLFTTLARADLSVIFSSRLLVTAMSTAAAAGVFVAIGVVRGWGVGRTTIGALCSSYVNSGNLGIPIAVYVLGDASLVAPVLLFQQIMVTPIALTVLDLSGDGEKGSLWQRLITPLRNPIAVGSLSGVAVSATGLTLPGPVMDPLTLIGNMSVPAVLLAFGISLCGSTLPGRGADRYPVLLSVVLKSVGQPLAAWALAVGLFGLHGAPLLDVVVTSALPAAQNLFTYASRYRVGETLARESILLSTILSVPVLVVIAAVLG
- a CDS encoding STAS domain-containing protein, with the translated sequence MSSVPPAGLLTVDATTPAVLVLPGPVTRDQVPGLCDDVRARLAASGAGVVVCDVGGLGPPGLATVDALARMQLAARRAGGRVRLRAPDPSLLLLLDLVGLCFEVEGEAEEREPALGVQEAVEPGDATV